A window from Desulfurellaceae bacterium encodes these proteins:
- the rnc gene encoding ribonuclease III, with protein sequence MPDSQPSSAEFEACFGYRFRRRELLSLALTHRSFPLEPGEDTNEKLEFLGDAVLDLAISDLLFDRFPEAREGELSKMRAALVNARVLAEKAEVLSLGRWLRLGWGEERSGGRQKGSILACAYEAVLGAVYLDGGFGPAFRLVADHFAPDLEHKPAVGQFDSKTRLQELTQKIFKQTPTYEVVEVTGPDHQKRFVSQVMIAGKAYGRGEGPSKKSAHQAAASQTLAVLQNQADAG encoded by the coding sequence TGTTTCGGCTATCGCTTCCGCCGCCGCGAGCTGCTGAGCCTGGCCCTGACGCACCGTTCCTTTCCTCTCGAACCGGGAGAGGACACCAACGAAAAACTCGAGTTCCTGGGCGATGCGGTCCTCGACCTGGCGATCAGCGATCTGCTCTTTGACCGTTTTCCCGAGGCGCGTGAGGGCGAGCTGTCAAAAATGCGCGCCGCCCTGGTTAACGCCCGTGTATTGGCCGAAAAAGCCGAGGTCCTGTCCCTAGGCCGCTGGCTGCGCCTGGGCTGGGGCGAAGAGCGCAGCGGCGGCCGGCAAAAAGGCTCTATCCTGGCCTGCGCGTATGAGGCCGTGCTGGGGGCAGTCTATCTGGACGGTGGCTTTGGTCCGGCGTTCAGACTGGTGGCCGACCACTTCGCTCCAGACCTCGAACACAAACCGGCCGTCGGCCAATTTGACAGCAAGACCCGCCTGCAAGAGCTGACCCAGAAGATTTTCAAGCAGACCCCGACCTATGAGGTGGTGGAGGTCACCGGCCCCGACCATCAGAAGCGCTTTGTCAGCCAGGTCATGATCGCCGGCAAAGCCTACGGCCGGGGCGAGGGACCGAGCAAAAAAAGCGCCCACCAGGCGGCCGCCTCGCAGACCCTGGCCGTGCTGCAAAATCAGGCTGACGCTGGATAG